The stretch of DNA GCACAACGAACTAATTGTGTAATTTGTGGCATATCAGTTCTGTCTTCAATTTTTGTATATTGAAAATTGCTTGTTTTTTCTATCCTATGTGCTTCATCAATTAATACAATGTCAAGCTCATTTTCTTTAACTCGTGATGGTAAAAAGCGATACAAGTTTGAAAAAAGAATTTCACCCTCTTTACCTATAAGATTTTTAAGACCTTCGATAAAAGGCTTGGATTTGCAACCATAAAAGACTTTCTTTTTTCTTTGAGCCGCTTCGGCAAGAATATTTAATGCAATAACTGACTTGCCGGTACCTGGGCCACCATGAACAACTATTACAGATTTTTGTTTGTTCTTTTCTGCTTTACGCACTTTTGACCAGATCAAATTTTTTGCAACAAGCTGTTCATTTAATAGTGAAAATACAACTTCATTCGAAATAATTTTATGAACATTATCTAAAAGTTTTTTGGATGGCCTAAGTGGACTTCGCATAAACCGATTAAATATTTCAAAACCACTCCCCTTTGAAAGGAGATCTTTAATTTTATTTGCTAATTCTTTTACATCACCTTTGGTATAAACAGGAAACTCTTCGTATATTTTTTTATAGATTGGATCAAATAATCCTGAGTTTTCGATTTTTGTATAATTGTGACAATACGCACAGCTAAACAAAGCCAGCGGAGATTTTGTGTCAAATTCAGAAACAAAACTCTTTATATAATTTGTGTATCCCTTGACTTGTTGAGATGGGTGGGCGACAATTCTATTTCTTTTCCCTGTAACTGTTTCTACTTGAAATTTTTCTTCAAAATTACCTTCATCCTCCAAAGCAATAACACTTTTCCATTGTTTCAATTCAATTAGAACAATATTATCATTTTGTGCAGCGTCTTTACCAAATAGCAGACAATCAATTCTTAACCCTTGATTATACGGCACCTCATATTCAAGAGCAATCATATTATCAGTAAGACCGGCGATTTCGATTATGTCACGAACTCTTGACAAAGAATTCTGCCACGAATCCATTTCGGGTTCCCCAACTCGTTTACCAAAACGTAGAAAAAAACTCTCAACCATTATATCAGTAAGCCTATTCTCTCTAATATCTTGGACAAATTGAGCAGTGGTATCTTGATATATCAACATAATTATAACTCATTGTATTTTTTTGCAGACCCCTTCGCTTTATCTACCGGATATTTCTCCGCATTGGCTTTTATTTTTTGTAAAACAATTTCTTTTATATCAAACCCATGCTTTTGAGCCAATAAAAAGGCAAAAGCAAAAATATCTGCCAACTCTTCTTTTATTTTCTCTTTATTTGCTTCTTCCGGTTGTTTCCAAAGGAATAATTCAAGCAATTCGTTTGCTTCAACAGAAATAGCAACAGCCAGATCCTTTGAGTTATGAAACTGTTCCCAATCTCTTTCATTTCGGAATTTAATAAGGGCGTCAGTTATTTCTTCTATCTCTGTCATAAATGGTTGCTGTTATAAGTAAATGCTGCCTGATAATACAAGAATTGTATTCCTTTGCCTTCGTGTCACGAATCATAACCGTTCGGTTCGTGAGCCACAAACCAGGGCATTGAGGCTAAGAGATACACTAATCCCAGAATTTCACCTTCCCCATTTTCCAGGGATCCAGGTATTCCATATCCACGGTAAAATTCTCTTTCAGGTCACGGTATTTTTCCGTTTGCCGCAGTTTGCCATTCATATAAAAATCAACGCTTGTCTCACACCAGTCATTTCCCAGCCTGGTATAATCATCACAAACGATCTCTGTTTTTTGTCCGTCTTTATTGTTCAGTATCCGCAGCGTAACCAGCTTTTCCTTATCCACCCAAAACTGGTTGCTTTCGGTTTCCGGCCTGTCGGTACCTATTACCACCACATTTTTTCCCTTCCAGGTTGTTTCAAAGGTCTTATCAGGGTTATAACCGATCTCCTTCAGTCTTTTATAAACCCCAACCAGCGGAAAGGAATACATCCCTCCCAATACAAACAACAGGTCGTGTGGCTGGTAGCTCCTGCTTTTTAATTCATTCTTTTGAAACCGGTACACCGAGTCGTTCACAAAAAAGAAGCTATTGCCTGCGGCGGGATCATCAATATCGATCCGCAGCTTATCGGGATATACCAGCACTTCGTACCAGGTGGCGGTCCGTATCAATGAATCATTCCGGTAAAAACCGGTTTCCTGTACAAAGGACAGGTTCTTACGAAAACCGGCTGCGTGTTTTGCATACATCTGCTGCACCATATCCTGTGCATGGGCGGTGGATGCAAAGCAGAGGAAAATGGCCGTTAAGATCTTTATGCCGGGACGGGTGCTCATGAGACTGCGTTTTTGATGGGCAGAAAGTTACAAATTATTCTGGGGAGGAAGATCTAACCACAGATAACCACAGATATTGTTCACAGATTTACACAGAAACTCTGTGTAAATCTGTGAACCAATCCGATCAATCTGTGGTTAAATCTGATGAATCTGTGGTTAAAAATGAACCAAAGCTTCTTATTGTTTATATAGCCCGGGTGTGCTAACTTTACACTATCAAGTCTTTTAAATGGAAGACCCCCTGGTTTACACAGACAAACAGGGTTTATCATTAAAACCGGCAGGCCCAAAAGACGGGAATTTCACTGTTTCCATCAGCGGATCCGTCATTGAAATCCTGGATCACCTCAGCAATAACCAAAACCTGCTTCCTGCACCCCCATCCCGTAAGATCCATATTACAACAGGGGGAGGGAACGACATCATACATATCATAAGCAACGGACAGTTACAGGAAGCGTTTTTTATAAATATCGATGCCGGTGGCGGAAACAAGCTGATCGTTGGTACACAAGATCCCATGATAAAATTACAGGTGGAACATGCGGATGAGAACGATCTTATTTTGCCAGACAACCTTCCGGGTACATACGAATGTTATGAAAAGAAAATTCAGCAATGGAATGAAACAAACCGTAACCCGGACGGGTTGTGGAAAAGTATAAAGCGGCGGCTGGTTTATTTCTTTGGCCGCGACCTGAAGTTCAGACGCCCTTTTATCTTTGAAGAAAGGATCAGGCGTGGTTTAAGTTCGTTACACCTGCACAAGGTGGACCAGGCCACGCTGAAAAATAATTATTTCACTACCCGCCAGCAGGTAGATGAACTGGAAGCCATTGCCCATGCCGGTGATATATTATTAAGGTACCAGGACGGCTACCCCTTTGACAGGTATTTTGTAGGCGTATGGCAACATGCCGGTCTGTACCGGAAAAGGGGCCAGGTCATTGACGCCATGGGAAACGGAACCTACCTGCGAACCATGGATGCTTTTGCAGAGGCGGATGGGATTCTATTGCTCCGGATCAACGGCGTTTCAAAGGAACAGGTGCAGCAGGCATTGGCCTATGCATTTGAACAGATAGGTAAATGGTACAGCGTGGATTTTGATGATAATATCGCCGAACAGTATTGCAGTGGGCTGATCGTAAATGCCTACAAATTTGCCGGGGTACTGGAAGCCGGTTACCGGCGTGGCGAATCGATCCATCCCGACGACCTGCTGAAACTTCCCGGCGTGGAAATTATATGGACCAACCGGCCAGACCTGCTGAAAAGAACCGGGATCCAAAAACCATTCAACAAAGAAAACAACCGACCGCAGTTTTTTAAACACAAAAAGCTTACCGTTGCCGGGTGTCAGAAATGACAGGGCATTGGATGTAAGAACCCGGATCCCTTTGCGCTCTTTGCGATTACCCTTCGGTCCAGGATAAAACCTAACCGCAAAGCCCGCAAAGAAAATGCCCGCAAAGGACACGAAGGATCTTTGTTTATGCTGCATAGCTGCACCGGAAGAAAAATTTCTCTATCTTCCAATTATGAAAAAAAACCTGTTTTTCTTTTTCCTCTTTTCCTCCTTTTCACTCTTCGCCCAACACGAAACACCCTATAAGCTCATTGCCTACGCCACCGGCAAAGCCGAAACCATTACCCAATATCCCATTGATAAGCTCACCCATATCATTTACAGCTTTTTAAAAATACAGAACGACACACTTACTTTTCACAACGAAGGCCAGGAAAATACGGTGCGGCAACTGGTTGCATTAAAGAAAAAATACCCGCAGTTAAAGATCATGGTATCTGTTGGCGGATGGGGCGGCTGTTCTTTCTGCAGCAACCTGTTTGCCTCTGCCCAACACCGGCAGAACTTTGCCAAAACAACCGCGGCGCTTTTTAAACAGTATGGTATCGACGGGCTTGACCTGGACTGGGAATACCCGGCCATTGAAGGTTATCCCGGCCATAAATATGACAGCGCCGATAAAAATAATTTCACCGAACTCATCAAAGCGCTGCGGCAGGAACTGGGCAATGACCGCCTGCTGACATTTGCAGCCGGTGGATTTGTAAAATACCTGGAGCAGTCGGTGGACTGGGATGCTGTAATGCCGCTGGTGGATTTTGTAAACCTGATGACCTACGACCTGGTAGGCGGGTATGCTACCGTAACCGGCCATCACACCCCGCTGCATGATTACCAGCCCGGGCAGGAGTCCACCAGCAGGTGCGTGAACTGGCTGCTGGATAAAAATGTTCCTGCCGGAAAACTCATCATCGGCGCT from Chitinophagaceae bacterium encodes:
- a CDS encoding glycoside hydrolase family 18 protein, whose translation is MKKNLFFFFLFSSFSLFAQHETPYKLIAYATGKAETITQYPIDKLTHIIYSFLKIQNDTLTFHNEGQENTVRQLVALKKKYPQLKIMVSVGGWGGCSFCSNLFASAQHRQNFAKTTAALFKQYGIDGLDLDWEYPAIEGYPGHKYDSADKNNFTELIKALRQELGNDRLLTFAAGGFVKYLEQSVDWDAVMPLVDFVNLMTYDLVGGYATVTGHHTPLHDYQPGQESTSRCVNWLLDKNVPAGKLIIGAAMYARVWENVAGINNGLYQAGKFKRGVAYSGFKKYFSDTPGFKYYWDSMARAPYYYNASLKLFATFDDRRSIQEKTGFIRNKGLGGIMFWELAQDRVKNGLVEEMYNGLRKQEHE
- a CDS encoding nucleotide pyrophosphohydrolase is translated as MTEIEEITDALIKFRNERDWEQFHNSKDLAVAISVEANELLELFLWKQPEEANKEKIKEELADIFAFAFLLAQKHGFDIKEIVLQKIKANAEKYPVDKAKGSAKKYNEL
- a CDS encoding DUF2075 domain-containing protein, which produces MLIYQDTTAQFVQDIRENRLTDIMVESFFLRFGKRVGEPEMDSWQNSLSRVRDIIEIAGLTDNMIALEYEVPYNQGLRIDCLLFGKDAAQNDNIVLIELKQWKSVIALEDEGNFEEKFQVETVTGKRNRIVAHPSQQVKGYTNYIKSFVSEFDTKSPLALFSCAYCHNYTKIENSGLFDPIYKKIYEEFPVYTKGDVKELANKIKDLLSKGSGFEIFNRFMRSPLRPSKKLLDNVHKIISNEVVFSLLNEQLVAKNLIWSKVRKAEKNKQKSVIVVHGGPGTGKSVIALNILAEAAQRKKKVFYGCKSKPFIEGLKNLIGKEGEILFSNLYRFLPSRVKENELDIVLIDEAHRIEKTSNFQYTKIEDRTDMPQITQLVRCAKTSVFFIDDRQSVRSQEIGNSEIIKEAAGKYGCKVYETSLETQYRCMGSNDYLLWLESVLGYSDEKRVLGKTEVFDFQILDSPKKVYDLIIKKEAEHPNSARMVAGFCWPWSKSLDKNGEFIKDIVIGDFQMPWETHGDIKPPKGYVKWYEWAYRPEGIKQVGCIYTAQGFEFDYIGVIVGNDLIYDSKTNKLIGDKTATKDPTLKRSKEKFEEHVKNIYRVLMTRGMKGCYVYFTDKKTENYFKENLRC